The following is a genomic window from Sulfitobacter pontiacus.
CGATCCGGTTGCGTCGTTTGTAGCGGCGCTTGTCATATTTGACAGGCTTGTCGCGCGATTTTCGTCCGGGGATGCAGGGCCTTATTCCCTTGTCTACAAGGGCCTTACGGAACCAATCTGCGTCATAACCCCGATCTCCCAGTAACCAGTCGGCGGCTGGCAGGCTTTCTACCAGGGCTCTGGCCCCAGTGTAATCGCTGACCTGGCCCGCGGTCATGAAGAACCGGATCGGCCGTCCAATCGTGTCAGTGACGGCATGCAGTTTCGTGTTCATACCGCCTTTTGTTCGCCCTATAAGACGTCCACGCCCCCCTTTTTTAACCGCAGACTCGAGGCCGTGCGGTGCGCTTTGAGATAGGTCGCGTCGATTGAGATCGTCTTGTGGTCGGGTGCTTCAGCAGCCAGTCCCGTCATAATCCTCGCGAACACACCCATGTCACTCCACCGCTTCCAACGATTGTAAAGTGTCTTGGAAGGCCCATACTCCTTAGGTGCATCACACCACCGCAACCCATTGCGATTGATGAAGATAATCCCACTGAGCACGCGCCGGTCATCAACGCGGGGCACACCATGGCTCTTCGGAAAATACGGCCGGAGCCGCGCCATCTGATCTTCGCTCAGCCAATAAAGATTGCTCATAATCACCCCTCAGTTTGAGGAGCTTGAATCATGCAGGCCTGATGGCCTCAAGCGGATTAATGGGTCCAGAGCCTAAGGGCCGGTAGCGGCACTTGACACGAAGGGCGGGAAGCGGACCTTCGCTGCCCACGCAAAAATTACCCATGATATAGACCAAAGCAGCCTCTATCGAACAACATTTACTGATTTGTAGGTGCCGCCGCCATTCAGCACTCGCCTGGA
Proteins encoded in this region:
- a CDS encoding IS5 family transposase (programmed frameshift), producing the protein MSNLYWLSEDQMARLRPYFPKSHGVPRVDDRRVLSGIIFINRNGLRWCDAPKEYGPSKTLYNRWKRWSDMGVFARIMTGLAAEAPDHKTISIDATYLKAHRTASSLRFKKGGRGRLIGRTKGGMNTKLHAVTDTIGRPIRFFMTAGQVSDYTGARALVESLPAADWLLGDRGYDADWFRKALVDKGIRPCIPGRKSRDKPVKYDKRRYKRRNRIEIMFGRLKDWRRIATRYDRCPKVFLSAIALAATILFWL